One window of the Streptomyces asoensis genome contains the following:
- a CDS encoding P-loop ATPase, Sll1717 family: protein MSALIAILPTSCALLATPAGERVLNISEVENFGAIDADADDLLRECFQDHPAYVAAKDQKKFLILGRKGSGKTAIFKRILTERHPNEFSYGHSFDDYPWQHHDLQAQVGVPEERRYFHSWKYLTLIGLAKVILNSDQSQPWSDESFESVQALEDFVVDSYGSRDPDVRQLFSPDKELRLKSVLKVPFFELSGERVRVRELPPHIQEVNRAIQEHILRALNPDNSYYICFDQLDLGFVKSEESYSQRLVGLILAARDLFLAGRERGKKLNVVVFLRDDIYQDLQFEDKNKITENFTSVVQWNESGAGLTLKRLMESRFTNVLGEGGASVVPWEDVFDETREMPSRQTKYKHICDRTFLRPRDVIKFCNEVLEQYKSPLFAARGQFDNEAVHEARSGYSDYLLNELDDEIAKHVPQYKEYLEVVKELGAMQFSLADFSAAWSRRSTLAEIPAKVGLAQLFEFSVVGYLKPGGRGGGSEYVWRYRDPRARFNATSEVFRIHAGFKEALDLTRQSV, encoded by the coding sequence ATGTCAGCGCTGATCGCTATCCTGCCTACCTCGTGTGCACTACTAGCTACGCCTGCGGGGGAACGAGTGCTCAACATCTCTGAAGTCGAAAACTTTGGCGCTATCGACGCCGATGCTGACGACCTGCTTAGAGAGTGTTTCCAGGATCATCCGGCCTATGTTGCCGCCAAGGATCAGAAAAAGTTTCTGATCCTTGGAAGGAAAGGGTCGGGCAAAACGGCCATTTTTAAAAGAATTCTCACAGAGCGTCACCCGAATGAATTCTCCTACGGGCACTCCTTCGATGACTACCCGTGGCAGCATCACGATCTGCAAGCTCAGGTGGGGGTACCGGAGGAGAGGCGTTATTTTCACAGCTGGAAATACTTGACTTTGATCGGTTTGGCCAAGGTTATTCTTAACTCAGATCAAAGTCAGCCGTGGAGCGACGAATCTTTCGAGTCGGTGCAAGCTCTCGAGGATTTTGTTGTTGATTCCTACGGATCACGCGATCCGGACGTTCGACAGCTCTTTAGCCCAGATAAGGAGCTGCGACTGAAGAGCGTCCTGAAGGTGCCGTTCTTCGAGTTGTCCGGGGAGCGCGTTCGAGTCAGGGAGTTGCCACCACACATTCAAGAGGTGAATCGAGCAATTCAAGAGCATATTTTGCGAGCCTTGAATCCGGATAACTCCTATTACATCTGCTTTGATCAGCTTGACCTCGGCTTTGTTAAGTCCGAAGAGTCTTACTCGCAGCGGCTTGTCGGCCTCATCCTTGCCGCTCGTGATCTATTTCTGGCGGGCCGGGAACGCGGCAAGAAGTTGAACGTTGTAGTGTTTTTGCGCGATGACATTTATCAGGATCTTCAGTTCGAAGACAAAAATAAAATCACCGAGAACTTCACCAGTGTGGTTCAATGGAACGAATCCGGTGCTGGGTTGACTCTAAAAAGACTGATGGAGAGTCGCTTCACCAACGTTCTCGGCGAGGGTGGGGCTTCGGTGGTCCCCTGGGAAGATGTGTTCGACGAGACGCGGGAAATGCCGAGCCGTCAGACAAAGTATAAGCATATCTGCGATCGGACCTTCCTGCGGCCTCGTGACGTAATCAAGTTCTGCAATGAGGTGCTGGAGCAGTACAAATCCCCCCTTTTTGCGGCACGGGGGCAGTTTGATAATGAGGCTGTTCATGAAGCCAGGTCGGGTTATTCCGATTACTTGCTAAATGAGCTGGATGACGAGATCGCTAAGCATGTTCCGCAATACAAAGAATATTTGGAAGTCGTGAAGGAGTTGGGCGCTATGCAATTCTCCCTCGCTGACTTCAGTGCGGCTTGGTCGCGACGGTCAACATTGGCTGAAATTCCGGCAAAAGTCGGCCTTGCTCAGCTCTTCGAATTCTCGGTCGTTGGATATCTCAAGCCGGGAGGGCGCGGTGGAGGTTCTGAGTATGTCTGGAGGTATCGAGACCCGCGCGCTCGTTTCAATGCCACATCTGAAGTATTCCGGATCCATGCAGGTTTTAAGGAAGCACTTGATTTGACCCGTCAGAGCGTCTAG
- a CDS encoding UTRA domain-containing protein: protein MRDAGYEQSEAIEEITLYGATSVEAEAFDVEVGSNVLQITHTAYTTTSRAVEVTVHRPSRLGPALQPAHQLIPTHIDGPHRTVWAVAVPPSPS, encoded by the coding sequence ATGCGCGACGCGGGGTACGAGCAGTCCGAAGCAATCGAGGAGATCACACTGTACGGGGCGACCTCGGTCGAAGCAGAGGCGTTCGACGTCGAGGTCGGCAGCAACGTTCTTCAGATCACGCACACCGCTTACACGACGACCAGTCGCGCCGTTGAGGTCACCGTCCACCGGCCCAGCCGGCTGGGTCCTGCGCTACAGCCCGCCCATCAGCTGATCCCCACGCATATCGACGGCCCGCACAGAACCGTGTGGGCCGTCGCCGTTCCTCCTAGTCCTAGCTAG
- a CDS encoding phosphoglyceromutase, which translates to MADAPYKLILLRHGESEWNAKNLFTGWVDVNLNEKGEKEAVRGGELLKDADLLPDVVHTSLQKRAIRTAQLALESADRHWIPVHRSWRLNERHYGALQGKDKAQTLAEFGEEQFMLWRRSYDTPPPPLSDDSEFSQAADPRYASIPPELRPRTECLKDVVVRMLPYWYDGIVPDLLTGRTVLVAAHGNSLRALVKHLDGISDADIAGLNIPTGIPLAYELDAAFNPINPGGTYLDPDAAAAAIEAVKNQGKKK; encoded by the coding sequence ATGGCCGACGCACCGTACAAGCTGATCCTCCTCCGTCACGGCGAGAGCGAGTGGAACGCGAAGAACCTGTTCACCGGCTGGGTGGACGTCAACCTCAACGAGAAGGGCGAGAAGGAGGCGGTCCGCGGTGGCGAACTCCTGAAGGATGCCGACCTCCTCCCCGACGTGGTCCACACGTCGCTCCAGAAGCGCGCGATCCGCACGGCCCAGCTGGCCCTCGAATCCGCCGACCGCCACTGGATCCCGGTCCACCGCTCCTGGCGCCTGAACGAACGCCACTACGGCGCCCTCCAGGGCAAGGACAAGGCGCAGACCCTCGCGGAGTTCGGCGAGGAGCAGTTCATGCTCTGGCGCCGCTCCTACGACACCCCGCCCCCGCCGCTGTCGGACGACTCGGAGTTCTCCCAGGCCGCCGACCCCCGCTACGCGTCCATCCCGCCGGAGCTCCGCCCCCGCACGGAGTGCCTGAAGGACGTCGTCGTCCGCATGCTCCCGTACTGGTACGACGGCATCGTCCCGGACCTCCTGACCGGCCGCACGGTCCTGGTCGCCGCCCACGGCAACTCGCTCCGAGCCCTCGTCAAGCACCTCGACGGCATCTCCGACGCCGACATCGCAGGCCTGAACATCCCGACGGGCATCCCGCTGGCCTACGAACTCGACGCCGCCTTCAACCCGATCAACCCGGGCGGAACCTACCTCGACCCGGACGCGGCCGCGGCAGCGATCGAAGCAGTCAAGAACCAGGGCAAGAAGAAGTAG
- a CDS encoding MDR family MFS transporter — protein MSVAVLRRAARETLSGLPREFWWLWTSTLVNRLGAFVATFMALYLTLDRGYSASYAGLVASLLGLGGVVSSLGGGVMADRLGRRPTLLVAQTSTAASVALLGFVEHPVAIAGVAFLVGMASNASRPAVQAMMADIVRPEDRVRAFSLNYWAINLGFAVSSMAAGFIAEVSYRAGFLLEAGMTLVCAVVVFLKLPESRPEREEKAVPEDGVGLGAVLRDGRFMSVVGLSFLVAFVFQQGAVGLPVAMGAAGFTPADYGMAIAVNGVLIVALQIPVTRFIEHRDPRRLLVVSSVLAGYGFGLTAFAGSVGVFALTVCVWTLAEIVNAPTQTGLVVRLSPTHGRGRYQGMYTLSWAVASLVAPVMSGFVIDRFGAEWLWGMCAVVGTAAGAGYAVLMRRLPEEGEGEGRGEGEGEIEVAETVLGEKAGAAAEPAASAV, from the coding sequence ATGTCCGTCGCCGTCCTGAGACGTGCCGCCCGCGAGACCCTCTCCGGGCTGCCCCGCGAGTTCTGGTGGCTGTGGACCAGCACACTCGTCAACCGGCTCGGCGCCTTCGTCGCCACCTTCATGGCGCTGTACCTGACACTCGACCGCGGGTACTCCGCCTCCTACGCCGGGCTCGTCGCCTCCCTGCTCGGGCTGGGCGGGGTCGTCTCGTCGCTCGGCGGCGGGGTCATGGCGGACCGGCTGGGGCGGCGGCCCACCCTGCTCGTCGCGCAGACCTCGACGGCCGCCTCCGTGGCGCTGCTCGGGTTCGTGGAGCATCCCGTCGCCATCGCCGGTGTCGCCTTCCTGGTCGGGATGGCCTCCAACGCCTCCCGGCCGGCCGTGCAGGCGATGATGGCCGACATCGTGCGGCCCGAGGACCGGGTCCGCGCCTTCTCGCTCAACTACTGGGCCATCAACCTCGGGTTCGCCGTCTCCTCCATGGCCGCCGGGTTCATCGCCGAGGTCAGCTACCGCGCCGGGTTCCTGCTCGAGGCCGGGATGACCCTCGTCTGCGCGGTCGTCGTCTTCCTGAAGCTGCCCGAGTCCCGGCCCGAGCGGGAGGAGAAGGCCGTACCGGAGGACGGTGTCGGGCTGGGGGCCGTGCTGCGGGACGGGCGCTTCATGAGCGTCGTCGGGCTGTCCTTCCTCGTCGCGTTCGTCTTCCAGCAGGGGGCCGTGGGGCTGCCCGTGGCGATGGGCGCGGCCGGGTTCACGCCGGCCGACTACGGCATGGCGATCGCCGTCAACGGCGTGCTCATCGTCGCGTTGCAGATCCCCGTCACCCGGTTCATCGAGCACCGGGACCCGCGGCGGCTGCTGGTCGTCTCCTCGGTGCTCGCGGGGTACGGGTTCGGGCTCACCGCCTTCGCCGGGTCGGTCGGCGTCTTCGCGCTCACCGTCTGCGTGTGGACCCTGGCGGAGATCGTCAACGCGCCGACCCAGACCGGGCTCGTCGTCCGCCTCTCCCCCACCCACGGGCGGGGGCGTTACCAGGGCATGTACACGCTCTCCTGGGCCGTGGCCTCCCTGGTCGCGCCGGTGATGTCCGGCTTCGTCATCGACCGGTTCGGGGCGGAGTGGCTGTGGGGGATGTGCGCCGTCGTGGGGACGGCGGCGGGCGCCGGCTACGCCGTGCTGATGCGGCGCCTTCCGGAGGAGGGCGAGGGCGAGGGCAGGGGCGAGGGCGAGGGCGAGATCGAGGTTGCGGAGACCGTCCTGGGCGAGAAGGCCGGCGCTGCCGCCGAGCCCGCGGCCAGCGCCGTCTGA
- a CDS encoding DUF2000 family protein, whose translation MNDEAPTTPTAPIAPTAPSAPLRFDTKIAVLLREDLETWQRLNVTAFLVSGLGTALPEVIGEPYEDADGVGYLSMFRQPVLVFEGTKETLTAAHARVLSRSLPRAVFTSDLFATGNDRDNRAAVRAVPTAGLDVVGLAVYGPRNAVDKVLKGARMHP comes from the coding sequence ATGAACGACGAGGCACCCACCACACCCACCGCACCGATCGCTCCCACCGCACCCAGCGCTCCCCTTCGCTTCGACACGAAGATCGCCGTCCTGCTGCGCGAGGACCTGGAGACCTGGCAGCGCCTGAACGTCACCGCGTTCCTGGTCAGCGGCCTCGGTACGGCCCTCCCCGAGGTGATCGGGGAGCCGTACGAGGACGCGGACGGCGTGGGGTATCTGTCGATGTTCCGCCAGCCGGTGCTGGTCTTCGAGGGCACGAAGGAGACGCTGACCGCCGCTCACGCGCGCGTGCTCTCCCGGTCCCTCCCGCGCGCGGTGTTCACGAGCGACCTCTTCGCCACCGGCAACGACCGCGACAACCGCGCGGCCGTGCGTGCCGTTCCGACGGCCGGGCTGGATGTCGTGGGCCTGGCGGTCTACGGCCCGAGGAACGCGGTGGACAAGGTGCTGAAGGGCGCACGGATGCACCCCTGA
- a CDS encoding helix-turn-helix transcriptional regulator, with protein MAPQPTADVSAWRPAVPGVVEVFHAHFTEYAYPMHVHEAWTLLIVDDGAVRYDLDRHEHGTPHDTVSLLPPHVPHNGSPATSGGFRKRVLYLDAEVLGEDLIGAAVDAPDLRDPVLRRRVGQLHSALARPGDELEADSRLTLIGERLRTHLRAGPHTAAARRDPDLARRLRELLDERVVQGLTLDEAAGLVSAHPAHLVRAFSAAYGIAPHQYLTARRVDLARRLLLDGRPPGEVAAAAGFYDQAHLTRHFRKLVGVTPGRYGDRRKFSVR; from the coding sequence ATGGCCCCGCAGCCGACAGCCGACGTCTCCGCCTGGCGCCCGGCCGTCCCGGGCGTCGTGGAGGTCTTCCACGCCCACTTCACCGAGTACGCGTATCCGATGCACGTCCACGAGGCGTGGACGCTGTTGATCGTCGACGACGGCGCCGTACGGTACGACCTCGACCGGCACGAGCACGGCACCCCGCACGACACGGTGTCCCTGCTGCCGCCGCACGTGCCGCACAACGGCTCACCGGCCACCTCGGGCGGCTTCCGCAAGCGGGTCCTGTACCTCGACGCCGAGGTGCTCGGCGAGGACCTCATCGGGGCCGCCGTCGATGCGCCCGACCTGCGCGATCCCGTGCTGCGCCGACGGGTCGGGCAGCTGCACTCCGCGCTCGCCCGGCCCGGCGACGAGCTGGAGGCCGACAGCCGGCTGACGCTGATCGGCGAGCGGTTGCGGACCCATCTGCGCGCGGGGCCGCACACCGCCGCCGCGCGCCGCGACCCGGACCTCGCGCGCCGCCTGCGTGAGCTGCTCGACGAACGTGTCGTCCAGGGCCTGACGCTGGACGAGGCCGCCGGGCTCGTGTCGGCCCATCCGGCCCATCTGGTACGGGCGTTCAGCGCGGCGTACGGCATCGCGCCGCACCAGTACCTCACCGCCCGCCGGGTCGACCTCGCCCGCCGACTCCTGCTCGACGGGCGGCCGCCGGGTGAGGTCGCCGCGGCGGCCGGCTTCTACGACCAGGCCCATCTCACCCGGCATTTCCGGAAGTTGGTGGGGGTCACGCCCGGACGGTACGGAGATCGACGGAAGTTCTCCGTCCGCTGA
- a CDS encoding YbjN domain-containing protein encodes MGDVEKTAAQVIEGFLKDAELEWESPAPGNYVVQLPGTRKLKTTVSLIVGRHSLSLNAFVVRHPDENESGVHRWLLERNLKLYGVSYAVDRLGDVYVTARLPLASVTADEIDRLMGQVLEAADGAFNTLLELGFASAIRKEYEWRVSRGEPTRNLDAFAHLTQRPAADAG; translated from the coding sequence ATGGGTGACGTGGAGAAGACGGCCGCACAGGTCATCGAGGGTTTCCTGAAGGACGCGGAGCTGGAGTGGGAGAGCCCCGCCCCCGGAAACTACGTGGTCCAGCTTCCGGGCACCCGCAAACTCAAGACGACCGTCTCCCTCATCGTCGGCCGCCACTCCCTCTCCCTGAACGCCTTCGTCGTCCGTCACCCCGACGAGAACGAGTCCGGCGTCCACCGCTGGCTCCTGGAGCGCAACCTCAAGCTGTACGGCGTGAGTTACGCCGTCGACCGGCTCGGCGACGTCTATGTCACCGCCCGCCTCCCCCTCGCCTCGGTCACCGCCGACGAGATCGACCGCCTCATGGGCCAGGTCCTGGAGGCCGCCGACGGTGCCTTCAACACGCTCCTGGAGCTGGGTTTCGCGAGCGCCATCCGCAAGGAGTACGAGTGGCGGGTCTCCCGGGGCGAACCGACGCGCAACCTGGACGCGTTCGCGCATCTGACGCAGCGCCCGGCTGCTGACGCCGGCTGA
- the mshA gene encoding D-inositol-3-phosphate glycosyltransferase: MSQYTNRLGRRSSAAPSRLRLHRRPRRVAMLSVHTSPLHQPGTGDAGGMNVYIVELAQRLAAINIEVEIFTRATTGGLPPTVELAPGVLVRHVDAGPYEGLAKEDLPAQLCAFTHGVMQAWAGHRPGYYDLVHSHYWLSGHVGWLAAQRWGAPLVHAMHTMAKVKNANLADGDTPEPAARVIGETQIVAAADRLIANTAEEADELVRHYHAGPGKVAVVHPGVNLDRFTPADGRAAARARLDLPQDALVPLFAGRIQPLKAPDVLLRAVAVLLDERPELRSRIVVPVVGGPSGSGLAKPEGLQKLAARLGIADVVRFRPPVGQDQLADWFRAASLLVVPSYSESFGLVAIEAQAAGTPVLAASVGGLPVAVRDGETGFLVQGHDPAAYARVLARFADGPDLPARMGAAATAHAQSFGWDTAAAATADVYAAAAQSHRRRVRSEHG, from the coding sequence GTGAGCCAGTACACCAACAGGCTCGGGCGTCGCTCTTCGGCGGCACCCTCGCGGCTCAGGCTCCACCGCCGCCCCCGCCGCGTCGCGATGCTCTCCGTGCACACCTCTCCGCTCCACCAGCCCGGCACCGGCGACGCGGGCGGCATGAACGTCTACATCGTCGAGCTCGCGCAGCGCCTCGCCGCGATCAACATCGAGGTCGAGATCTTCACGCGCGCGACCACCGGCGGTCTCCCGCCGACCGTCGAGCTGGCCCCCGGAGTCCTCGTCCGGCATGTCGACGCAGGCCCCTACGAGGGCCTCGCCAAGGAGGACCTCCCGGCCCAGCTGTGCGCCTTCACGCACGGCGTGATGCAGGCCTGGGCCGGTCACCGTCCCGGCTACTACGACCTCGTGCACTCGCACTACTGGCTCTCCGGCCACGTCGGCTGGCTGGCCGCCCAGCGCTGGGGCGCCCCCCTGGTGCACGCCATGCACACCATGGCCAAGGTCAAGAACGCCAACCTGGCCGACGGCGACACCCCCGAGCCCGCCGCCCGCGTCATCGGCGAGACCCAGATCGTCGCCGCCGCCGACCGCCTCATCGCCAACACGGCGGAGGAGGCCGACGAACTCGTACGGCACTACCACGCCGGCCCCGGCAAGGTCGCCGTGGTGCACCCCGGCGTCAACCTCGACCGCTTCACCCCGGCGGACGGCCGGGCCGCCGCCCGCGCCCGTCTGGACCTGCCCCAGGACGCGCTGGTCCCCCTCTTCGCGGGCCGTATCCAGCCCCTGAAGGCTCCGGACGTGCTCCTGCGCGCGGTGGCCGTCCTGCTCGACGAGCGCCCCGAGCTGCGCTCCCGCATCGTCGTCCCGGTCGTCGGCGGCCCCAGCGGCAGTGGCCTCGCCAAGCCCGAGGGCCTACAGAAGCTGGCCGCGCGGCTCGGCATCGCGGACGTCGTACGGTTCCGTCCGCCGGTCGGCCAGGATCAGCTCGCGGACTGGTTCCGGGCGGCGTCGCTGCTGGTCGTGCCCTCCTATAGCGAGTCCTTCGGGCTGGTCGCCATAGAGGCGCAGGCGGCCGGCACCCCGGTGCTCGCCGCCTCCGTCGGCGGGCTCCCGGTGGCCGTGCGGGACGGCGAGACGGGCTTCCTGGTGCAGGGCCACGATCCGGCCGCCTACGCGCGCGTGCTCGCGCGTTTCGCCGACGGCCCCGACCTCCCCGCCCGGATGGGCGCGGCCGCCACCGCGCACGCCCAGTCCTTCGGCTGGGACACCGCGGCCGCCGCCACCGCCGACGTCTACGCGGCCGCGGCCCAGTCCCACCGCCGTCGCGTACGCTCCGAGCATGGGTGA
- a CDS encoding class I SAM-dependent methyltransferase, which yields MTSRAPARPVGTVTRGTTNPNRLRRMDRWIAATHGAELRRAADPLAVDLGYGAAPWTAVELLRRLRSVAPRARVVGVEIEPARVAAAKPYEREGLDFRHGGFEIPVPRRPHLVRAANVLRQYDEDEVAAVWQRLCARLAPADPVTGSRGGLLVEGTCDEIGRRHVWVALGPEGPRTVTFATRLGSLERPSDLAERLPKALIHRNVPGEPVHAFLRDFDRAWAAAAPYASYGARQRWIRTVRELTADWPVTDGPARWRQGEVTVRWGALAPRSRAGG from the coding sequence ATGACATCCCGCGCCCCCGCCCGCCCCGTGGGCACGGTCACGCGCGGGACGACGAACCCCAACCGGCTGCGCCGCATGGACCGCTGGATCGCCGCGACGCACGGCGCCGAGCTGCGCCGCGCCGCCGATCCGCTCGCCGTCGACCTCGGGTACGGGGCGGCGCCCTGGACTGCCGTCGAGTTGCTGCGGCGGCTGCGTTCCGTCGCGCCACGCGCGCGTGTCGTGGGTGTCGAGATCGAACCGGCCCGGGTGGCGGCCGCCAAACCGTACGAGCGCGAGGGGCTGGACTTCCGGCACGGCGGGTTCGAGATCCCGGTGCCCCGGCGGCCGCACCTCGTACGCGCCGCCAACGTGCTGCGCCAGTACGACGAGGACGAGGTCGCCGCGGTCTGGCAGCGGCTGTGCGCGCGGCTCGCGCCGGCCGATCCGGTGACCGGGTCCCGCGGCGGTCTGCTCGTCGAAGGGACGTGCGACGAGATCGGACGTCGGCACGTGTGGGTCGCGCTCGGGCCGGAAGGGCCGCGCACGGTCACCTTCGCGACCCGGCTGGGCTCCCTGGAACGGCCCTCGGACCTGGCGGAGCGACTGCCCAAGGCGCTGATCCACCGCAATGTCCCGGGTGAGCCGGTGCACGCCTTCCTGCGCGACTTCGACCGCGCCTGGGCGGCCGCCGCGCCCTACGCGTCGTACGGCGCCCGCCAGCGGTGGATCCGCACGGTGCGGGAGCTGACGGCCGACTGGCCGGTGACGGACGGGCCGGCGCGCTGGCGGCAGGGGGAAGTGACGGTGCGGTGGGGGGCGTTGGCGCCTCGGAGCCGAGCCGGCGGCTGA
- a CDS encoding C40 family peptidase, translating into MGTGKRGLLAAAVTVVCAVTVLGAPGTAFADPSPTPAPSASTSSTTPPLPSTASNKDLELVRTKLEALYHDAAVATDAYNAAEEAAKKQSAEIVELAKKIVAGQEKLDGLKDRAGAAARAQYRTGGLPDEAQLMLTDDPSEFLDGAGRALQGQRATKGLIGELTRTQQDLEQYSKDASTQWQKLEAGRKTKAAAQKKIEKQIAAAEKLESRLEKKEKERLEQLEAQVALEAQTAWLDTGVLDEINSAASVQGKKAVQFATAQIGKPYVWGAEGPDSFDCSGLTSEAWRSAGQAIPRTSQEQWKQLPHIAVEDMRPGDLIIYFDDASHVALYVGDGAIIHAPRPGRTVTLAGAGSMPILGVVRPDA; encoded by the coding sequence ATGGGAACGGGGAAGCGCGGTCTGCTCGCGGCGGCTGTGACGGTGGTCTGCGCGGTCACCGTGCTGGGCGCACCCGGCACCGCGTTCGCCGACCCGAGCCCCACACCGGCGCCGTCGGCGTCGACGAGTTCCACGACCCCGCCGCTCCCCTCCACCGCGTCCAACAAGGACCTCGAGCTCGTCCGCACCAAGCTCGAAGCGCTCTACCACGACGCCGCGGTCGCCACCGACGCCTACAACGCGGCCGAGGAAGCGGCGAAGAAGCAGTCCGCGGAGATCGTCGAGCTGGCCAAGAAGATCGTCGCGGGCCAGGAGAAGCTGGACGGCCTCAAGGACCGCGCGGGTGCCGCGGCCCGCGCCCAGTACCGCACCGGCGGCCTGCCGGACGAGGCGCAGTTGATGCTGACCGACGACCCGTCGGAGTTCCTCGACGGCGCGGGCCGGGCGCTCCAGGGCCAGCGCGCGACCAAGGGCCTGATCGGCGAACTCACCCGCACCCAGCAGGACTTGGAGCAGTACTCCAAGGACGCCTCCACCCAGTGGCAGAAGCTGGAGGCGGGCCGCAAGACGAAGGCCGCGGCCCAGAAGAAGATCGAGAAGCAGATCGCGGCGGCCGAGAAGCTCGAGTCCCGGCTCGAGAAGAAGGAGAAGGAGCGCCTCGAACAACTGGAGGCGCAGGTCGCGCTGGAGGCGCAGACCGCCTGGCTGGACACCGGCGTCCTCGACGAGATCAACAGCGCGGCGTCCGTCCAGGGCAAGAAGGCCGTGCAGTTCGCCACCGCCCAGATCGGCAAGCCGTATGTGTGGGGCGCGGAGGGCCCGGACAGCTTCGACTGCTCCGGACTGACCTCCGAGGCCTGGAGGAGCGCCGGGCAGGCGATACCGCGCACCTCGCAGGAGCAGTGGAAGCAGCTGCCGCACATCGCCGTCGAGGACATGCGCCCCGGCGACCTGATCATCTACTTCGACGACGCCAGCCATGTCGCGTTGTACGTGGGCGACGGCGCGATCATCCACGCCCCGCGGCCGGGCCGCACGGTGACGCTCGCGGGGGCTGGTTCGATGCCGATACTCGGGGTGGTCCGGCCGGACGCGTGA
- a CDS encoding PP2C family protein-serine/threonine phosphatase: MPVPVPRQRAIPAVESGQAQAAPAVGGPSKEETVRNEATTAENRNNAAHDHSAHHTALNATPADGVHQGVSTTSVSTTDVSATDVSTGSVSTSSVSATGVGTAHTTLTLLLIEDDPTAAPIVHDLLDADGRPIRVRTARNLTEAERLLTHDVHCILLDLALPAPGKAGEPDDELAVLRHVLRLAPRHAVLALTASGDAERGTEAVRVGAQDYLYKDELDGRLLSRAIRYAVERKRSDTAERRLAEGKLRAQENARLERGLLPTPLLEGSPLRFAARYRPGRSRALLGGDFYDTVRTPDGTVHAMIGDVCGHGPDEAALGVELRIAWRALTLAGLCGDELLNTLQQVLEHERDDDEIFATLCTVDIAPDGRRAGLCLAGHPAPLIARPDRPARLLPYDNNGPALGLLPGARWPRMQVELGAEWSLMLYTDGLIEGRIGEGRERLGQDGMVEMIRRQLSEGLSGEALLRAAVNEVRELNGGELTDDVALVLLDRVPAPLP, encoded by the coding sequence ATGCCCGTACCCGTACCGCGGCAGAGAGCGATCCCGGCCGTGGAGAGTGGTCAGGCGCAGGCCGCGCCCGCAGTCGGCGGCCCCTCCAAGGAAGAAACCGTTCGCAACGAGGCGACCACGGCCGAGAACCGGAACAACGCCGCGCACGACCACAGCGCACACCACACCGCGCTCAACGCCACGCCCGCCGACGGCGTCCACCAAGGCGTGAGCACCACCAGCGTGAGCACGACCGACGTGAGCGCGACCGACGTGAGCACCGGCAGCGTGAGCACCAGCAGCGTGAGCGCCACCGGTGTGGGCACCGCCCACACCACCCTCACCCTGCTGCTGATCGAGGACGACCCCACGGCCGCGCCGATCGTCCACGACCTGCTCGACGCGGACGGCAGGCCGATCCGGGTACGCACCGCCCGCAACCTCACCGAGGCCGAGCGGCTGCTGACCCATGACGTCCACTGCATCCTGCTGGACCTGGCGCTGCCGGCGCCCGGCAAGGCGGGCGAGCCCGACGACGAGCTCGCCGTCCTGCGGCACGTGCTGCGGCTCGCGCCCCGGCACGCCGTGCTCGCGCTCACCGCGTCCGGCGACGCCGAGCGCGGCACCGAGGCGGTACGCGTGGGCGCCCAGGACTACCTCTACAAGGACGAGCTGGACGGCCGGCTGCTGAGCCGCGCGATCCGCTACGCGGTGGAGAGGAAACGTTCCGACACGGCCGAGCGGCGGCTCGCCGAGGGCAAGCTGCGCGCACAGGAGAACGCCCGCCTGGAGCGCGGCCTGCTGCCCACGCCCCTCCTGGAGGGCTCCCCGCTGCGGTTCGCCGCCCGCTACCGCCCCGGCCGCTCACGCGCGCTGCTCGGGGGCGACTTCTACGACACCGTCCGCACGCCCGACGGCACCGTGCACGCCATGATCGGCGACGTCTGCGGGCACGGCCCGGACGAGGCGGCGCTCGGCGTGGAGCTGCGCATCGCCTGGCGGGCGCTGACGCTGGCGGGCCTGTGCGGGGACGAGCTGCTGAACACGCTTCAGCAGGTGCTGGAGCACGAGCGCGACGACGACGAGATCTTCGCGACGCTGTGCACGGTGGACATCGCGCCCGACGGCCGCCGGGCGGGCCTGTGCCTGGCCGGTCACCCCGCGCCGCTGATCGCCCGCCCGGACCGGCCCGCGCGTCTGCTGCCGTACGACAACAACGGCCCCGCCCTCGGGCTGCTGCCGGGCGCCCGCTGGCCGCGGATGCAGGTCGAGCTGGGCGCCGAGTGGAGCCTGATGCTGTACACCGACGGCCTCATCGAGGGGCGGATCGGCGAGGGCCGGGAACGGCTGGGCCAGGACGGCATGGTGGAGATGATCCGCCGCCAGCTCTCCGAGGGGCTGAGCGGCGAGGCGCTGCTGCGGGCCGCGGTGAACGAGGTGCGTGAACTCAACGGCGGCGAGCTGACGGACGACGTGGCACTGGTCCTACTGGACCGGGTCCCCGCCCCACTCCCGTAG